Genomic DNA from Candidatus Cloacimonadota bacterium:
GGCGCTAAACTCAAACAAGAGAAATGCGGCAATTGTGGACTCCAGCTTCTGGAACAAGCCTTATAGCAAGTTGTTTCCCGAAAATATCGTGGCAGCCAAACAACAGTTTAGTATTGTACAATCCCAGTTCTACACGATTCTTTGTATGCTTAAAGAAATTGCTGCTTCGCAGATAAATACGCCAGGCTTTGTTCCGCTTAGAATACTCTCTCGCTTCTTTATGAATCAAGAGCTTGTACATGGCATCTGTAAACAATGGAATGCCATCAAGCAAGAACAACTTAGGCGCGAGATATTCTCTCTGGCAGACGAAGAAGTGCTGTACTTGGATTTTGATATAAGGGCACAATTTGGCAACCAAGATTCAAACAGAGATAAATACAGCTTGCTTCCTCTACTCTGTGAAACCATATTTGCTTGGGCAAGAGGTATAATCAACCTGCAAGATCTTGCCGATCTTGCTAAGCTCTTTACGGAAACGCTAAATCCGGAAGTATTGTGCTCCCAAAATGAACTGGCTAAAACCGATGTTTTGGAGCAGTTCTGGACTGCTTTAGCAAATTTCTCTGCTACGGAAAGCTTGGGGATTGTGCAAAAGTGGTATAATGTCTTCGAGCATCCGGGATTTGGAATCTTTGCGCTGTTTATGGATTTTCTAAAGCCGATACAGTTAAAATACAGTCTAACGGAGACATTTAACGATTGTTGGGAAGTAACCAATATTTTGGATTCCCGAAATCGAAACTTTAAACATCTGGCGTTTATGCAGATGGTAGAAGGAGTATTGCCTCAAACCCCCGGTGCGGTGTGGTTGTTGAACGAAGCACAGCGCGCAAGACTTGGACTTTTAAGCTATGAAGTGATCCGTAATTGGGAACGCTACTATTTCTATAGATTGGTGATGTGTGCAGAACAGGTGCAAATATTTACTTATCGTAACATGGAAATGAATGTAAAACCTAGTAGTTTTGTGATGGAGCTGCAGGAACTATGCCAAGCCGAACTCAGCATCCGCAAAATTCCGGTCAAGCGGCTATTTGAAGCTTATGCCAACTTAGAAGCGGGCGAGTTGAACCAAAAACTTGCTGCTTCTGAGCTTATGCATGCCGAAACCAATCAAGCATTCTGCAGCCTGCCGTCCAATCCCGCTCAAGACTTCCTGCCAAAGCATCAAATTCGCTTCAATAGCTATGATGTAAGCTTATTGTTCCGTAATGCTTTTGTGTGGTATATACAGAGTGTACGCAAAATTAAACCGCTCAGAACGGATCTTGCTGAAAAGCTAAGTAACACTTTATTCGGTAATCTGATGCATGCATATTTCACCGAGATATTGGGTAGCAATCCGCAAAGCTTCTCATCTGTGCAGGCATTGAGAGCATCCTTTACCAATGATGCAAAGCTAAGAATTGCGCTGCAAAGCCTCATGAACAGTAGCGAGTTTTATTACAAAATACCCAAAAACTACAACGAAGAGTTCCTTGCAGATGTAATCGGTACTTGTTTGTCAGATTCACTCAAGCAATTCTTCTATAGGTTTTTGTCTCCCCAATTGCAAAATAAGGCTTTTGAGCTTTTCCCTGAAGGCAGTCGTCCCGAAGACGAGCGCTATTACAAAGAAATCTGCAAGCTGGAGTTTGCGGGCAAAACCTATAGCATACAAATAAAAGGTAGAGCTGATCTTAGAATTCTCACCGATGAGACACGATATATAATAGACTTTAAGACCGGATCGGCAGATTCGGGACAGCTCGTCTTTTATGAATGGTACTATGATTTGATTGATCATCACGAAAGAGCAGCAGACTTGCGCTCTTACTTCTGGATGGTTTTAGATAGGGAGCTTAACAGCAAAGATATAGTTAGGGCAGCGAAAAGAGATAGCTTTGCTGCCAACATTCAAGCTAGCTTGCTTAATTGCTTTAACAGCGGGTACAATATTGGCAAGAAATCTTCAGACAGACATTTACTCAAAAGTATAAGCCGCAGCGACATATTTGTGGAAAGGCAGGAGGGCTAATGCAGTTTCAGAATTCGATAATCACCGCCAGTGCTGGAACCGGCAAAACCTATCGCTTGTCGTTGGAATTTATCTCGCTCATCTTGCGGTATTACGAGCACCCGGAATTTAAGCTAGATTCAATTTTAGCGCTAACATTTACCCGCAAGGCTACGGCTGAAATCAGGGAGCGTATTCTAAAACACTTGAATGACCTTTGCCAAAACCCCGAAAGTGAATTAGTATCTGCTTTACGCAAGTTTGTTCCTGGAAACGAGTATCAGCTTAGCATAGAAGAGCAAAACATTCTATTTTCGGCGCGCTTAGAGATTGTGACCGACATGCAAAAGCTTCAGATTATGACCATCGACAGCTATACCGGAAATATATTCCGCAACATAGTGCGCCCCATGAAAAGCATCGACAGCTTTGAAATTGATGAACAAGCTGCCAATAAGCGCATGCCGTTATTGATGAACCACATTATGAAGCCGGAGTTTAGACGGCGAGTAAACAAGCTACTTTCACGCAAAGTA
This window encodes:
- a CDS encoding PD-(D/E)XK nuclease family protein, whose translation is MEFKVLDFSEDIIDGALKEVCDKCIMVFPTRISADLARLRFEPRWNLEAVQWLAMEDFKAILLASDQPLMQDEKRLLSLYQVLDEEDKQRFHIWEYNDVIEWGTNLFQFMQEFSEAGKALDDLLRLGEDKDLYLRAWQEDQIGRIHAILQRYLAFIANLGFTDAIFSYPINNLHVPFQGYRIVFVNQFYYSKLEQYLVRSCEEHQNQVIIYYHGVNPDPQNWQMPQFEPKGNGSLTALKEKVKIFECESEEQAALVFLALNSNKRNAAIVDSSFWNKPYSKLFPENIVAAKQQFSIVQSQFYTILCMLKEIAASQINTPGFVPLRILSRFFMNQELVHGICKQWNAIKQEQLRREIFSLADEEVLYLDFDIRAQFGNQDSNRDKYSLLPLLCETIFAWARGIINLQDLADLAKLFTETLNPEVLCSQNELAKTDVLEQFWTALANFSATESLGIVQKWYNVFEHPGFGIFALFMDFLKPIQLKYSLTETFNDCWEVTNILDSRNRNFKHLAFMQMVEGVLPQTPGAVWLLNEAQRARLGLLSYEVIRNWERYYFYRLVMCAEQVQIFTYRNMEMNVKPSSFVMELQELCQAELSIRKIPVKRLFEAYANLEAGELNQKLAASELMHAETNQAFCSLPSNPAQDFLPKHQIRFNSYDVSLLFRNAFVWYIQSVRKIKPLRTDLAEKLSNTLFGNLMHAYFTEILGSNPQSFSSVQALRASFTNDAKLRIALQSLMNSSEFYYKIPKNYNEEFLADVIGTCLSDSLKQFFYRFLSPQLQNKAFELFPEGSRPEDERYYKEICKLEFAGKTYSIQIKGRADLRILTDETRYIIDFKTGSADSGQLVFYEWYYDLIDHHERAADLRSYFWMVLDRELNSKDIVRAAKRDSFAANIQASLLNCFNSGYNIGKKSSDRHLLKSISRSDIFVERQEG